The window CTCTTGCCCGGAAAAGCGAAAACAGAAACGGCAAGGTCAATATCATCCCGGGCTGGGTAGAGCCATGCGACATGGAAGAAATCAAGCGTCTCGCGGCCATGATGGATGTAAAGATCAACATGTTCCCGGACACTTCCGGAGTCCTGAACGGTCCACTCAATGGCGAGTACCACATGTTCCCTGATGGTGGTACCCCGATTGAGGACATCAAGAGCAGCGGTGATGCAAGCGGTACTCTCGCCCTCGGCGAATGGTGCTCTGCCGATGCGGCACGGACCCTCGACTCCAAATGCAAGGTTCCCTGTTCCGTACTTGATATGCCGTTCGGCCTGCAGGCAACAGATCGTTTCATCGATGCTTTGAGAAAAATCGCCGGCACCTCTGTGGCCGAAGAGGTCTCTGCTGAACGTGGTCAGCTGGTCGATATGATTTCTGATATGCACCAGTATTTCTATCACAAGAAAGTAGCGATTTTCGGTGACCCTGATCAGTTGATCTCCATGGTTGAGTTCCTGGTCGCCATCGATATGTGCCCTATTCACATCGTCACAGGTACCCCCGGCAAGAAATTCGAGCGCCGTATTAAAGAGATTACCAAGGACGTCCCGTATGAAGTGAATGTCAAGGCTGCCGGAGATATGTTCCTGCTCCACCAGTGGATTAAGAACGAGCCTGTCGATCTGCTGATCGGTAACACCTATGGCAAATATATGGCCCGGGACGAAGACATCCCGTTTATCCGCTGGGGCTTTCCTATCCTCGACCGCCAGGGGCATCAGTACTTCCCGACTGTCGGATACAAGGGCGGTATCAGGATGCTTGAAAAAATTCTTGGAGTACTTCTCGACCGGATGGATCGTGATAATCCGGAGGAGAAGTTCGAACTCGTCTACTAGGGGACGGGAACACCGTTGATCCAGACTTCGCTGCATACGAACACAGGCCTCTCGCTCAAAATCGCATGCAGCGATTCAACAACAGGCGAATTGATCACCATATCCAGCAGAAAAGGAAAAAGAACATGGGCAGAAACGAACAAGCTGGCGCCGGGAAACTTCCCGATTGCAAACATACGGCACCTAACCCCGGCATAGTTCAGCTCACCGTCGCACCACGGGTCAATCACCGAATCCGTTTTTCACCGCTCAACGGCAAAAATCAATCACTGATTATGCCACAGGCCGCAGTGGAAAAAATCCGGGAGCTGGAACAGGTAGGCTCCAGGATTGATGGAGTACTGATCTACGGTCCGGGTGATCCTCTGGCCGAAATCGAACTTCCCCTTGAGACGGTACGATTAATCAGGCAACAGTACCCTGATCTGCCGATTAGTATTCGTACGCTGGGTATCGGAGGCCTGCAACACGCTGACAAGCTTGGCAAGGCAGGAGTAACCGAGGTTGAAGTTCTGGTGGATGCCGTCGAGCCAGCGGTTATGGAAAAAATCTACGCCTGGGTCCGACCTGGCTTCAAAACCTTGAAGCTCTCTGAGGCAACAGCAACATTGGCCAGAGAACAATCCCATGCCATACAGGCCTTCCAGGACGCTGGCTTAAAAATTCGCATCGTCTCGACCCTCTATCCCATGGTCAATGACGATCAATTTGAATTGCTGGCCAAAAAAATGGCAGAGCTTGGTGCTGACGAGATGGTACTCCATCCGTATGCACCCGAAATCGAGGCCGATATAAGCCTTCCGGAACCCAGCCCGGAGCTCATGGCCACCGTTGTCGGCAAAATCGCCAACATCCTCCCGGCCATAGAGGGCAGACCCGCAGTGATAGAGACAGCAGGTTGTAATGAAGCAGCCAACAATCTGCCAAAACCCAAAGAGGACCGGCCCAACATAGCAGTGGTCAGCTCAAACGGCATGGAGGTAGATCTGCATCTTGGCCAGGCACCACAACTGCTTATCTACGGGCCCAGGGAAGATGGCTTGAAATGCTTACTTGAGTGCCGACCGGCACCACAGCCCGGAGAAGGAAAAGAGCGCTGGGACATCCTCGCCGGCACCATCCCTGACTGTTTTGCCCTGCTTGCGGCAAGCGCAGGAGATCGACCACGGAGGATTCTGGACCGGCACGGCATCAACGTGCTTATTACCCATGACAATATCGAAGGCAGTGTCGATTTGCTCTATGGCGGCGAACGCAAAAAAGGCTGCGGCAAGAAAGCGTAAAAGGTTGGACGTTGGACGTTGGACGTTGGACGTTGGACGTTGGACGTTGGACGTTGGAAGAGTAAATAATCATATTACTTTTAAAAAGGATTACATAATGGCAACACCGGAAAAACAAATACTTGTTTGTCAGAGTTTCAGATTAAAAGGTGACCCGAAAGGAATCTGCCACAAGCAGACTGATGGCTTTCTGCAATACATTGAGGAGGAAATCCTCGACCGTGGCCTCGATATGCAGGTCGTTGCGACCGGTTGCCTGAAACAATGCGAGTCTGGGCCTGTGATGGTGGTCCAGCCGGAGAACTGGTGGTTCAAAGGTGTGGACAGCGAGGAAGCTATCGATACCATACTCGACTCCATCGAAGATGGTGAGCCGGCAGCAGAATATCTGATTTCCTGAGCGCATGACCAGAAGCCAGGCAACAATACGGCCCGCCAAAACCAAAGATATCGAGACAATGGCAGCTCTTCTGGCTGAACTGTTTGATGTCGAAGAGGACTTTCAGGGTGATGCAAAACGACAACTCAAAGGTCTCAGGATGCTGCTTGAATCTGATCAGGCTATTGTTCTGGTCGCCGAGGTACAAGGGGAAGTCGTTGGAATGTGCACCGGCCAGACCCTGATTTCCACAGCCGAAGGCGGGCCGGCCCTGCTGGTGGAAGATGTAGTTATAGACCAAAAGTTCAGGCAAAGAGGTATTGGCAGACAACTGCTTGAATCCATAGCAGACAAGGCGGGCCGCCACTCCATATCACGCCTGCAGTTACTTGCCGATCGCAACAACAGTGCAGCGCTGGACTTTTATCGCAAGACAGGCTGGAACTCTACCGATCTCATCTGTCTGAGAAGTCGCGTTCCATAGCTTGATTCCTAAAAAACAGTCTCTCAGCTTGCCGTTTTTATTGGTTTTACCAGGAGGACTCCATGCAAACAACTCTCATCCAGCCCAAAGAGCTCATTGTCTCCATTGACGACTGGCAGGATTACCTCAGGGATGGACAACAGTTTCTGAGCACAGCCGTCGGCGCTTTCAGCAAAAAGCGAAAGGCATTTACCTCAGAGGCACTGTATAACATCACAGCCATGGCCATTGAAAAGCTGATAATGGGCTTTCTCATGAAAAATGGTGACCTGGCAGAAAACCACACCATGACAGATCTTGCCGCCGCACTTGAACGACATACCGGACCACTGCCGGATCTCCATAAAAAACTGCTCTTTCTCGACAGCTTCCAGGATATCTGCGACCCGGATGAATACCAGTACGTAGTCCCCGACGAACACCAGGTTTCGGTCATCCTGGATATTGGCCTTGAAGTTCAGCAGCTTATTTTGCCGCTGGTGCAACAAAACCGGACCAAACCGTCATAAAACAGTTTTGCCGACACCAGAGAACTCTTTTAAAATTATCACGCACCTCATTTGCGACCACATAAACACCATGATGAGCATGAATCCCGAAACCCATCCCGAAACCGCAACCGCAGTCCCATATCGTCCACTTGGCTTGATAAAACAACTGCTCGAACACATGAATCTTGAAGCCACCCACATGTACGAAGACCTCATCTTCGTTGAGCACAACGCTTTTCTGCTGCAGATGGGCGAAAAAGGGGAAGAACTCTACGTCTGGTTCAATAGCGATTCAGTCCCTGAAGATCGACCGGAGATTCTCACCAGACTCGCAGAACCAGCTGGGTGGCTCTCGCTCAAACCCATAGTCAAAGGCATGTTCAGCATGCAGCAAAACGATCAGGATGAATCCTTTCAGCTGGAATTCATCAGCCAGTCGTCGTAACCCGAATACCGTTGCTGTCAAATCAGCTTCATTTCGGATAAAATAGCAGAGTAGCGAAAAAACACTTGTTGCCTGATAATTTCTCGTTATAGTGTCTGTTTCTATCGACGGCATTCATTCGATAGCAAAATAATTGTGAAATTCATCCGGCGACAGAGAGGTTACGCCGGATCTGTTATAAAATCGGGTTCCCTCACCCCGACCAAAAAAAAAGGACTCTTCAATGCTTGTTCTTTCTGATGCGCAGACTAAGCGCGCCCTGGTTATTCTTGTAAGTTTTCATATTTTCATTATCGCCGCGAGCAACTATCTGGTACAGCTGCCATTCCAGCTATTCGGCTTCCATACCACCTGGGGCGCATTCAGCTTTCCGTTTGTCTACCTGGCAACCGACCTTACTGTGCGTATCTTCGGGGCCAGTGAAGCACGGAAGATTATTTTCGGGGCAATGATTCCGGCCCTGATTCTGTCGTATCTGGTATCCGTGCTCTTTTTTGAAGGGGCTTATCAAGGAGCGGCCGGGCTTGCCGAGTTCAATCTTTTTGTTTTTCGCATCGCTTTCGCCAGCTTCACCGCCTATGCCCTTGGCCAACTGGTGGACATTAGAGTTTTCTCCAGGTTGCGCCAGAATAAGCGCTGGTGGGTTGCGCCGGCTGCCTCGACAGTTCTTGGCAACCTTCTTGATACAGTGATTTTTTTCTCAGTCGCCTTTTATGCCAGCACCGATGCTTTCATGGCCACCCACTGGCCGGAGATCGCCGCGGTGGATTACGCCTTTAAGCTGTTCATCAGCCTTCTGCTTTTTCTGCCAGCCTATGGAATTCTGCTGAGAATCATCACTGACAGAATCCTTATTCAACCGTTTAAAAGTGGTGCTCTTGCAGGACAATAAGTCCCGCCCTGCCAAGTCATCCTGTTTTACCTGAAGAGCTAGGTCAGTGATTGTCCAACAAGCACTGACCTGGCCTGGATTTTTCCTTTTTCTCTTGCGGCAATATGTTCTTTTTTGCCTGTACCTGCCACCAGCATTTTTCGCGAACTCCAGACCTGCGCCCCCTTCCGCTTTCCATGCATTTTCATATTGTTAATATGTATTCTCGACAGTTTTAAAGCATCAAGTGTATACTGCATGAATAATCCTGGATTTCTCAGCGATCTTTTCCGAATGGAAACTACGCTGTAAAAGATTTTTCAGCCCTGAAACAGTATTATGCAATTGTGATATGATACGGTTAAAGCCAGTTATACCTAGCTTACTCTCTGCACTTCGCCTGGTTATTGCCCTGATTTTTCCGGCAGTTCCTGAAAAATATTGGCTGTGGCTGGTCGTCTTTGCAGCTATCAGCGACGTGCTCGATGGCTGGCTTGCGCGTAAGTGGCAGGTTATCAGCTGGCAAGGTGCTCTGGTCGACGCAATTGCCGACAAGTTTTTCGTGCTGACAGTTCTGTTTGTCTTTACACTTTCAGACAGATTTGCAGTGTATTGGATTCCCCTCGTCCTGGCTCGCGACTTGCTGGTCGCGGCTACTGCCGGTTTTCTGGCTACCAGGGGGTTATGGGCAGAATTCAAAAATACCAAGTCACGCCCGACAGGTAAAATCGCCACAGGTGGTCAATTCATCCTGTTCGTTATCATTCTGGCAGCGCCGACACAAATACTTTCCGGTTTGATACTAGCCTCCACTTGCAGCATTGTTGCAGCTTTTGATTATGGCCTGCTCTTTTGTAAATTTCTCTCAACCAGACATTCGGCAACACCGAAGAACAATACAGCATAAAGTTACTTTACCTGCTTAAGCATTCAACCTTGATTGCAACCCTCTGTCCTGTTGCTACTCCCCGACAACGGAACACATTCAGGAGCGGGCGATGTTTGAAACACTCAGGCTTGTTCTCTTTCTTCTCATCGTAAACGCCTTACCACCGCTGATCGCCCTCCTCTCAAAAGGTCGTTTTTCGCAACCTCTGGACTACGGCAAAACATGGTTGGACGGTAAAAGAATTTTCGGCAGAAATAAAACCATCCGCGGAATTCTGGCCGGCATTATTGGCGGCACCCTCCTCTTTCCTCTTCTTGACCAGCCAATTTCAATCGCCTTTACAGCCGCGCTTCTGGCCATGCTCGGCGATCTCTCCTCCTCGTTCATCAAGCGAAGGATGGCCTTGCCAAGCGGCAGTGAGGTGGCTTTTCTCGATCAGCTGTTTGAATCACTGTTTCCAACAATCTACCTGGCCTCAGTGATACCATTCGGGTTCTTCAAAGCTGCCGCCATCCTGCTCCTGTTTGTTACAGTCGCCTATCTCAGTTCCCGTATCTGGTCCATTTTGACCGTTGCCGACATACCGGAAGATTATCCCCGTACAGTATCCTCCGCCGTTCGCTATAAGGAATGGAAATCATGCCACACGCCCTATGCCCGCTACCATGTCTGGTTCAACCTTACCAATATTCTCTCTGACCAGATCCTGTTGACATTCTTTTTTAAAGCGACAGGCCTGTATGGGCTTGGCGAAAAAAATGCCAGATCCCTCAGGATTGAGGAGAAAATCTATTTTTTCGAATCACTCCCTGAAGAGTTCAACGGTTTCAGAATCGCTTTTCTGACAGATCTTCATCTGGACGGAATGGAGGGAATAGCAGATCTCATAAAACAACAGCTCGATACCGTTGATTTCGATCTCCTCCTGATCGGTGGCGACATACGAATGAAAACGTATGGTTCAATACAACCAGCAATTACAGAACTTCAATCACTGATGGAGGCTGTTGACGCGCCATACGGGACCTTTGGCGTACTCGGCAATCACGATTGCCTGGAGATGCTCCCGGAGATGGAGGATGCCCGGGTAATCATGCTGGTCAACGACTCAGCGCCAATCACCAAAGGCAACTCCACCATCTGGATTGCCGGAGTCGATGACCCGCACTACTACAATCTGGCCGCCCCAGACAAGGCGGTGGAAAATATCCCCGATAATGGCTTTATCATCTTTCTCTCCCATTCCCCGGAACCCTATATACAAGCCTCGTTTACCGGCGCCAGACTCTTCCTGTGCGGTCACACCCATGGCGGCCAGATCTGCCTGAAAGAAGGAAAACCGATAATCACCAACAGCCGCGCTCCGCGATTCACTGCCAGTGGGCCCTGGCACTACCAGGGTATGCATGGATATACCAGCAGAGGTGTCGGTACATCAAGTATCCCTGTTCGCTTTAACTGCCCTGCCGAAATTGTGGTGATAACTCTGGACAAATCGACTTAGTCGTTGGATAACATAAGTTTTTTTGCCTTTGTGCTTCACTGCACATTTTCCTTAGCGTGTAGGCAAAGAAAGCTATGCAAAAGTCTATAAACGGGCTATTAACTCGTCATGCCCTTGCTGCAAATCAATACCAGCTGTCCGAAGAGTTCTCAACGGCCTTCCAGGTCGCCAGTTCTTCTCTTGGGTCACATAACCATCAACCGGCATTTCTCATTATCATGAAAATTCCGGGCTCATCTCTTTTCTAATACCGCCCATGGAACTCTTAGGATACCCAGCAGAAATCGTAATTTTTCTTTTCTTCATAGCTGCAATTGCAGGCATGATTGACACTCTGGCCGGGGGCGGCGGGCTTATTGCCTTACCTGCACTCATCATGAGTGGTGTGCCGCCTCTTTACGCCCTTGGAACCAACAAACTTCAAGGTTCTGTCGGTACGGCGACAGCGAGCCTCATAATGTTTCGTAAGCGCAGAGTCAACTGGCATGATGTCAAATGGCTGATGCTCTCCGCCCTTATCGGCTCAACCATGGGCACCATCGCCCTCCAGTTTATTAACACTGAAGTGCTTACCTTCGTGGTACCGATAGTACTATTCTGCATTGCCGTTTACTTCCTGATTTCGCCAACTCCAAGACAAGACAAGGGCGAGGCCAAGATATCGAACCGTCTTTACCGAAACTGTATTGTGCCGGCAATCGGTTGGTACGACGGCATGTTCGGCCCCGGAACCGGCTCCTTTTTTGCTATGGCAGGTGTATCTTTACGGGGTCACGGCCTGATAGACGCCACCGCCATAGCCAAAACACTCAATTTTTCGACAAACATAGCCTCTCTGATCGTATTTCTTTTCGCGGGAAAAGTCGTCTGGCTGCTGGGGGCCATCATGATGACAGGGCAGATGCTCGGAGCCTGGGCCGGCTCGCATATCCTTTTTAAAATCAATCCTGCCTACCTGCGCGTGCTGGTAGTCATCATGTGTACCGGTATGTTGTTGAAATACTTTTTCTCAGTATAGGCAAACCAGTATTTCGATCCCGTTCCCTTCACATATACACGGCTGGCACAACAGATCCCCTGAGCTGCCGGGATATGCCGGTTTGGAATAGTGTCTGGGCGGAACCCGAAAAGGTACGCCCTGCCTGGACTCCGATCAATCCACAAAACGCTGTCATCTCTTTCGCCTTTATGCTAATAAACTAGAACAGCTGCCTATTCTGGTTTATTTCAGCTATCCCCCGGCTATTATTGCGGTATTTTCCAACCACTCCTTTTCTTTCTCTAATTTTTTCCCCTTGACACCCAAGAGCTAAGGTGGTTATGTAACACGTATTGAGAAATCGTGTTACCTGTTTTTGTTTACGGAGTTGCGTTAGCAAAGGACCACTCGATATGACAACACAGTATGGTAGCAGTAACAATCTGGTTATCGATTCTTTCAGGGCTTCCGGCTACTCATGCCATGACCTGAATATCGCCTGTACAACAGACCTTTGGTCATCATTGCCGGCGATAACCTCCTTCTTTTTATTTCTCCCTTCCAACACCCCATAGTTTGCTATGCATATTTCAGAAGGTGTATTATCCGCTCCCGTTCTCATCACCGGTGGTGCCTTAACAGCAGTCGGCACTGCAATCGGTCTGAAGTCTATAGACTACGACCGTGTCATGCCGGTGGCCATTCTTACGGCAACGTTCTTTGTCGCTTCATTGATTCATGTGCCTATCGGCCCCAGTAGCGTTCATCTGGTACTCAACGGCCTGCTTGGAATCCTGCTGGGCTGGGCCTGTTTTCCGGCAATCCTGATTGCTCTGTTATTACAGGCTGTCTTTTTTCAATTTGGGGGAATAACCGTAATTGGCGTCAACACCCTGAATATGGCAGCGTCTGCCCTGGCCTGCTACTACCTGGTCCGCCCCTGGCTTGCCCAACCTAAAACCCGAGCTGCGGCAGCCTTCATTGCCGGTTTTGGAGCCATTCTGCTTGCTGCCATTTTTATGGCGGCTTCCCTGGCCCTTGCGGATATAGGCTTTCTCCGTGCAGCTCAGCTCTCAATTGTCGCCAACCTGCCGGTAATGGTCATAGAAGGCTTCATCACCATGTTCACGGTAACCTTTATTGCCCGGGTCCACCCAGACATTCTCAAAGGATATAAATAATGAAAATGTTCAACTCTATAGCTACGCTGTCTCTGCTGCTCATTCTCACAGCCGGCACAGCGTTCGCCCATAAGGTACGGGTCTTTGCCTACGTTGAAGGAAATGACATTGTCGGAGAGACAGCCTTCAGCGGTGGTAAATCTGCCAAAAACGTAGCCGTCGAAGTGTATAACGATGCCGACAACGCCCTGATCAGCTCAACCACTACCGATGAAAAGGGAGAGTTCTCCCTGCCCATCCCTGATCTCGCCAGGGAACAAAGTCTTAACCTGAAGATTGTCGTCAATGGTGGAGATGGCCACAGAAACAGCTGGCTATTGAATGCAGATGAGTACCTGCCTGCACCTGAACCCAACGACACTAATCAGGTAGCCCCACCTGCAGCGCAGACACCGGCAGAGGTCAGCCCTGCCGCAAAAGGTGTTCCTGGCCTGCCAGGTGCAGAAATCCGGCAGGCAATAGATGAAGAGACACTACGTCGTATTGTCGACGAGTCTGTAGAAAAACAGTTGAGACCTGTGAAGCATATGCTCGCTCAAACCAAGGAGAAGCAGATATCACTGCAGGATATCATAGGCGGCCTCGGCTATATTTTTGGTCTTGCCGGCGTCGCGGCATACTTCTCATCACGAAAAAAATCCGAGAAAGGAGAACATTAATGATCCGCAACATGATTGTCGCCGGTTGTGCTACCGGTATACTTTTATGCGGTGCCGGGCAAACCATGGCGCATTTCGGCATGGTTATTCCCTCTGAAAATATCGTCACCCAGCAAAAGAAAAATATCGACATCAACCTGTCTTTTTCCCACCCATTTGAACTGATCGGCATGGACATGGTGAAACCGACCCGTTTCTACGTGGTTGCTGAAGGTGAACAGACCGACCTGCTCAATTCCCTGCATGAGGCAGAGGTTATGGGCCACCAGGGCTGGGCAACCAACTTTAAAGTGAAGCGTCCCGGCGTGTATCACTTTGTCATGGAACCGCAACCATACTGGGAACCAGCCGAAGACCTCTCGATCATTCACTACACGAAAACCATTGTCGCCGCCTACGGAGATGATGAAGGCTGGGACGAACCAGTCGGTTTACCGACCGAGATTGTGCCGATGCTGAGACCGTTCGGCAATTATGCCGGTAACAGCTTCACGGGGCAGGTACTTATCGACGGCAAGCCCGCCGCCAATGCTGAGGTGGAGGTTGAGTTATATAACCGCGACGGCAAATACCAGGCACCAGGCGACTACCATGTAACCCAGGTAATCACCGCGGATGAAAACGGTGTCTTTTCCTTCACCTGCCCCAAACCTGGCTGGTGGGGCTTTTCAGCGTTATCAGAGGCCGACTACACAATCAAAAATCCAGAGGGTGAGGATAAAGGTGTCGAACTGGGCGCCGTTCTCTGGACCTACCTCAACGAATACCAATTACAGTGATATTCGAACAATTCAGTCAGGGTAATTCCCTGCTTCATAGAACAGACACCAGGGTCAAGCTGGTCAGCGCCACGGCGCTGACCCTGGTACTGGCACTGACAAAGAGCTACCAGGTCGCATCGTACGGCCTGGTGCTCGCCACGCTGCTGGTTTTCATGGCCAGGCTGAACCTCAAAAGTGTTTTACTGCGTCTGGCGGTGGTCAACAGTTTTACCATCTTTCTCTGGCTGACCCTGCCCCTGACCTATCCCGGCCAGGCTATTGCCACACTTGGGCCACTTGGTATCAGCGATGCTGGAGTGCATATGGCTTTGCTCATCACCTTGAAGACCAATGGTATCGTCCTGCTCTGCATCGCCCTGCTTGCGACTTCAAACATCGCCGATATCGGCCACAGCCTGAACAGACTGCACTTTCCCGAAAAGCTCTGCCTGCTGCTGCTCTTTTCTTATCGTTATGTATTCCTCATTCATCAGGAATTTCAACGTCTGGTACGAGCCGCCCGCCTCCGTTGTTTCAGGCCCGCCACCAATATGCACACCTACCGTACCTATGGGTATCTTTTCGGCATGACCCTGGTGAACAGTTGGCATCGCG of the Desulfosediminicola ganghwensis genome contains:
- the cbiQ gene encoding cobalt ECF transporter T component CbiQ, whose amino-acid sequence is MIFEQFSQGNSLLHRTDTRVKLVSATALTLVLALTKSYQVASYGLVLATLLVFMARLNLKSVLLRLAVVNSFTIFLWLTLPLTYPGQAIATLGPLGISDAGVHMALLITLKTNGIVLLCIALLATSNIADIGHSLNRLHFPEKLCLLLLFSYRYVFLIHQEFQRLVRAARLRCFRPATNMHTYRTYGYLFGMTLVNSWHRAERVNQAMTLRGFHGRFYSLNEKSCSRSDLVFVVAMIFVAAGLGSFELLVL
- the cbiM gene encoding cobalt transporter CbiM translates to MHISEGVLSAPVLITGGALTAVGTAIGLKSIDYDRVMPVAILTATFFVASLIHVPIGPSSVHLVLNGLLGILLGWACFPAILIALLLQAVFFQFGGITVIGVNTLNMAASALACYYLVRPWLAQPKTRAAAAFIAGFGAILLAAIFMAASLALADIGFLRAAQLSIVANLPVMVIEGFITMFTVTFIARVHPDILKGYK
- the nifK gene encoding nitrogenase molybdenum-iron protein subunit beta, producing MLLRHTPKEVTERKALTINPAKTCQPIGAMYAALGIKGCLPHSHGSQGCCAYHRSTLTRHYKEPISAATSSFTEGASVFGGQANLLQAINNIFTVYEPEVIAVHTTCLSETIGDDLPQIFDKAIKEKKVPEGKTVLGAPTPSYVGSHVTGFSNMVKAMAALARKSENRNGKVNIIPGWVEPCDMEEIKRLAAMMDVKINMFPDTSGVLNGPLNGEYHMFPDGGTPIEDIKSSGDASGTLALGEWCSADAARTLDSKCKVPCSVLDMPFGLQATDRFIDALRKIAGTSVAEEVSAERGQLVDMISDMHQYFYHKKVAIFGDPDQLISMVEFLVAIDMCPIHIVTGTPGKKFERRIKEITKDVPYEVNVKAAGDMFLLHQWIKNEPVDLLIGNTYGKYMARDEDIPFIRWGFPILDRQGHQYFPTVGYKGGIRMLEKILGVLLDRMDRDNPEEKFELVY
- a CDS encoding CDP-alcohol phosphatidyltransferase family protein; the protein is MIRLKPVIPSLLSALRLVIALIFPAVPEKYWLWLVVFAAISDVLDGWLARKWQVISWQGALVDAIADKFFVLTVLFVFTLSDRFAVYWIPLVLARDLLVAATAGFLATRGLWAEFKNTKSRPTGKIATGGQFILFVIILAAPTQILSGLILASTCSIVAAFDYGLLFCKFLSTRHSATPKNNTA
- a CDS encoding (2Fe-2S) ferredoxin domain-containing protein: MATPEKQILVCQSFRLKGDPKGICHKQTDGFLQYIEEEILDRGLDMQVVATGCLKQCESGPVMVVQPENWWFKGVDSEEAIDTILDSIEDGEPAAEYLIS
- a CDS encoding 7-cyano-7-deazaguanine/7-aminomethyl-7-deazaguanine transporter is translated as MLVLSDAQTKRALVILVSFHIFIIAASNYLVQLPFQLFGFHTTWGAFSFPFVYLATDLTVRIFGASEARKIIFGAMIPALILSYLVSVLFFEGAYQGAAGLAEFNLFVFRIAFASFTAYALGQLVDIRVFSRLRQNKRWWVAPAASTVLGNLLDTVIFFSVAFYASTDAFMATHWPEIAAVDYAFKLFISLLLFLPAYGILLRIITDRILIQPFKSGALAGQ
- a CDS encoding TSUP family transporter, which produces MELLGYPAEIVIFLFFIAAIAGMIDTLAGGGGLIALPALIMSGVPPLYALGTNKLQGSVGTATASLIMFRKRRVNWHDVKWLMLSALIGSTMGTIALQFINTEVLTFVVPIVLFCIAVYFLISPTPRQDKGEAKISNRLYRNCIVPAIGWYDGMFGPGTGSFFAMAGVSLRGHGLIDATAIAKTLNFSTNIASLIVFLFAGKVVWLLGAIMMTGQMLGAWAGSHILFKINPAYLRVLVVIMCTGMLLKYFFSV
- a CDS encoding GNAT family N-acetyltransferase — translated: MTRSQATIRPAKTKDIETMAALLAELFDVEEDFQGDAKRQLKGLRMLLESDQAIVLVAEVQGEVVGMCTGQTLISTAEGGPALLVEDVVIDQKFRQRGIGRQLLESIADKAGRHSISRLQLLADRNNSAALDFYRKTGWNSTDLICLRSRVP
- a CDS encoding CDP-archaeol synthase, translating into MFETLRLVLFLLIVNALPPLIALLSKGRFSQPLDYGKTWLDGKRIFGRNKTIRGILAGIIGGTLLFPLLDQPISIAFTAALLAMLGDLSSSFIKRRMALPSGSEVAFLDQLFESLFPTIYLASVIPFGFFKAAAILLLFVTVAYLSSRIWSILTVADIPEDYPRTVSSAVRYKEWKSCHTPYARYHVWFNLTNILSDQILLTFFFKATGLYGLGEKNARSLRIEEKIYFFESLPEEFNGFRIAFLTDLHLDGMEGIADLIKQQLDTVDFDLLLIGGDIRMKTYGSIQPAITELQSLMEAVDAPYGTFGVLGNHDCLEMLPEMEDARVIMLVNDSAPITKGNSTIWIAGVDDPHYYNLAAPDKAVENIPDNGFIIFLSHSPEPYIQASFTGARLFLCGHTHGGQICLKEGKPIITNSRAPRFTASGPWHYQGMHGYTSRGVGTSSIPVRFNCPAEIVVITLDKST
- a CDS encoding DUF4198 domain-containing protein; protein product: MIRNMIVAGCATGILLCGAGQTMAHFGMVIPSENIVTQQKKNIDINLSFSHPFELIGMDMVKPTRFYVVAEGEQTDLLNSLHEAEVMGHQGWATNFKVKRPGVYHFVMEPQPYWEPAEDLSIIHYTKTIVAAYGDDEGWDEPVGLPTEIVPMLRPFGNYAGNSFTGQVLIDGKPAANAEVEVELYNRDGKYQAPGDYHVTQVITADENGVFSFTCPKPGWWGFSALSEADYTIKNPEGEDKGVELGAVLWTYLNEYQLQ
- a CDS encoding NifB/NifX family molybdenum-iron cluster-binding protein, yielding MGRNEQAGAGKLPDCKHTAPNPGIVQLTVAPRVNHRIRFSPLNGKNQSLIMPQAAVEKIRELEQVGSRIDGVLIYGPGDPLAEIELPLETVRLIRQQYPDLPISIRTLGIGGLQHADKLGKAGVTEVEVLVDAVEPAVMEKIYAWVRPGFKTLKLSEATATLAREQSHAIQAFQDAGLKIRIVSTLYPMVNDDQFELLAKKMAELGADEMVLHPYAPEIEADISLPEPSPELMATVVGKIANILPAIEGRPAVIETAGCNEAANNLPKPKEDRPNIAVVSSNGMEVDLHLGQAPQLLIYGPREDGLKCLLECRPAPQPGEGKERWDILAGTIPDCFALLAASAGDRPRRILDRHGINVLITHDNIEGSVDLLYGGERKKGCGKKA